A single window of Pyxidicoccus xibeiensis DNA harbors:
- a CDS encoding zinc-binding dehydrogenase, whose product MRVAQVTRFGGPEVLVTGEAPEPVAGPGQVVVDVAAASVLFVETQVRSGWGRQWFPVQPPYVPGNGVAGHVRSVGAGVDPGWVGRRVVTRTLENGGYAERALASVEELIPVPDGLGLREAAALIHDGTTVMGLAESQRLRAGEWVLITAAGGGLGLMLVQVARAAGARVIGAARGKAKLGLVREQGAEVVVDYSEPGWVERVREVTGGKGPDLVLDGAGGEVGRAAFEVTARGGRFSAHGAPSGGFTRTSPEEAERRGVTVRGIEQVRFGPAEAKRMAERAIAEAAAGRLRPIIGQSFPLEQAAAAHAALEGRHTVGKTLLEP is encoded by the coding sequence ATGCGTGTGGCACAGGTGACGCGGTTCGGAGGACCGGAGGTGCTGGTGACGGGCGAGGCACCGGAGCCCGTGGCGGGGCCGGGCCAGGTGGTGGTGGACGTGGCCGCCGCGTCCGTCCTGTTCGTGGAGACGCAGGTCCGGAGCGGCTGGGGGAGACAGTGGTTCCCGGTGCAGCCTCCGTACGTGCCGGGAAACGGCGTGGCCGGGCACGTGCGCTCCGTGGGCGCGGGCGTGGACCCGGGCTGGGTGGGCCGGCGCGTCGTCACCCGGACCTTGGAGAACGGTGGCTATGCCGAGCGGGCTCTGGCCTCGGTGGAGGAGCTGATTCCGGTGCCGGACGGGCTGGGCCTGCGCGAGGCGGCGGCGCTCATCCATGACGGCACCACGGTGATGGGGCTGGCCGAGTCCCAGCGCCTGCGCGCCGGAGAGTGGGTGCTCATCACCGCGGCGGGCGGCGGCCTTGGACTGATGCTCGTGCAGGTGGCTCGCGCGGCGGGTGCTCGCGTCATCGGCGCCGCGCGTGGCAAGGCGAAGCTGGGCCTGGTCCGCGAGCAGGGCGCCGAGGTCGTGGTGGACTACTCCGAGCCGGGATGGGTCGAGCGGGTGCGAGAGGTGACCGGAGGCAAGGGACCCGACCTCGTGCTCGACGGAGCTGGCGGTGAGGTGGGCCGGGCCGCGTTCGAGGTGACGGCGCGCGGCGGCCGGTTCTCGGCGCACGGTGCGCCCAGCGGCGGCTTCACGCGGACTTCCCCGGAGGAGGCGGAGCGGCGGGGCGTGACGGTGCGAGGCATCGAGCAGGTGCGCTTCGGCCCCGCGGAGGCGAAGCGGATGGCGGAGCGGGCCATCGCCGAGGCGGCGGCGGGCCGGCTCCGGCCCATCATCGGGCAGTCCTTCCCGCTGGAGCAGGCCGCCGCCGCGCACGCCGCGCTGGAGGGCCGGCACACCGTGGGCAAGACGCTGCTGGAGCCCTGA